The genomic segment CCGTTGCGATGGCCCGGCCTCGAAGCCAGATTCCCATGACGATACACGCGATCAACAGCACCACGACGCCGATCGTTCGCCGCCCGCCGGGCAGGAAATTGGTCATGAATTGAATGCTCGCCAAGGTGAGGATACGGCTCGAAGGGCAAATATACCGTGAATGTCTTGCCTCGGGGAGGGGACTTTTCCAATTGCCGCGTCAGGATGGAGAAGCCGTTGTCGGTGAGAAGTCTCGCGTGAGGCTCAAATGCGTTTGTATCGGGTGCGTGTGTGGTGAAAGTTGGGGGACGGCGCGACGTGCTGATGGAATGGAAATTCCGCGAATCGAATTCGGTCGCGGGATTTTTAGCAATCATCCGGCGGTCGACCCGACAATCTTCTTATCGGGAACCATGGTTGAGCAGAAAGTTGCTCCTGCCGCCTGGTTCAGGGGGGAGATTCATCATGCCAGACGGAACACGAAAACGTCGCTTTTCTCTGAACCGCGCCCGCCGTCAGTGGTACGCCACTTACCGCGCCCTCCGATTCGCCACGCGACTAGGGTTCGGGCGATCCAACGCTTGAAGGAATGCCCCAGGCGATGATCGCCAGCTCCAGCGATTTTGAGCATCGTCGAGATGATCAGTCATCACTGTTCGGGAGCATTTCAGAAAGAATGGGAATCTATCAAGGGACAGCCCAAGTCTCGATGCGACGATCGGAGTGTTGAAGACGGCCACCGCCTGAAAATATCAATTTCGATCCATCAGGACTGAATCGGGCCGTGATGACCCACTCGGGAGCTTCGATTTCGCGTAACACTGACAAATCCGATGCGTCCCATAGCGTTACTGCCGCGTTGTGGCCAGCTGTAACCAGGACGCTGCCGTCAGGTGACCAATCGACGGAGTAGAGTTCTTCCGCCCAGGTCCGCAGGTCTTTCTTGAGTACTCCGCGCTCGACTTCCCATAGGGCGAGTCGCCCGCTGACGTACGCGACGGCCAACGTTTTACTGGACGGGTCGAAATTCAATCCCTGCGACTGCGCGATCGAAAAGCTGTGCAACCATTTCCCCGTAGCAGCCTCAAACAGGGACGTTATCGAATTGCGGTTGCCGACTGCTAACACAGACCCATCCGGGCTGAAGATTGCTCGCAGGCCCCCTTTCACTTCACCAACATCAAACTCCCGAAGCTGTTCCCCCGTGGCAACGGACCAGAGTTTGGCCTTCGTCCCGTACCCTCCCGTTACAAGGGTCTTTCCATCAGGGCTGAATCTAACACTCGGCTGAGGTTGCCCTGCCTGCAATGAAATCTCAGTACCTTTGGAAAGGTCCAAAATGGAGGCGACGTTCGAATTTTCGCCGATGGCAATTACATGGTTGTCAGGGGAGAAGTCAAAATGAACACAGCGTTTTCCTTCGCCCAAGACACGAAGAACTTCGCCTGTTGCCGACGAAGAGATCTCGATCTGTTTATCAAATTCCAGCAGCCCTAACTGGGTTCCATCGCGACTCCAGCCAATCTCAAAGACATTCTTTTGACACATCGAAACTTTCACCAGATCTTTTGCATTGGTGACAGAGATTGGCCGGTTAGAAGTCGTCGCCAGTCGTTGTCGTTCGCTGTATTTGGCCACCTGTTCGGGGGTGAGCACGGTTCGAAGTGTCTTGCCGTACAGCGAATCATCGCCAAAGGGACCCAATAGCAGCTCGGATCGCACGGCCTGTTGTTCCGAGACTTTGAACTTCATTGTCAGCCTGTTGTTCGGCTTGGGAATTTCATGCTTTGCCATCCGATCGAAAAGCTGTTTGATCGAAATTCGACCGACAAACTCCAGTTTTTTCTTTTGAGCATCACTCAGCCCATAAGCGCGATCGGCTGCATCGATTCGATGTTCGAGGATTTCGAACAGACGAGCTTTGACCGATTCGATCGGCATTTCCGTTCCATAGAGTGATTGCCAATCGATCTCCCGTTCTGGATCATTCTGATCGAGAATGATGCCCCGGCCATTTCCCTCGTCTCCTGCCGCAGGCAGCGGATTGGATGCGAGCAGCATCACCATGGGAACTATGGCGGCAACGATGCACCGGCAAGTCCACGTTCGAGCGAGATTTGTCATGATCGATCTCTCAAGTGGAGTGTGTCTCGACTGTGCCTGTCCCAGACACATCGACTTCGACCACCATTCCGAAGTCCGATCTGTCAACGGACCAATATCCTGGCAAGCACAGCTGATGTGTCCATGACGTGGACAGTATGTGTCTACGAATTGTTTGGAGGCAAGTGACAAACTGTCTCTGCAGATTCCGATCTGTTCTGTCAGACAGGTTTCTGCCCGCAACAGAATGTTGTGGCGAGGTCAATTCTCTTGTATGTCGACGGTGACACGAGCCGTTTCGGAAGTCCGCCATAAGGAGCGCACCGTACCGTCTGCAGAGGAATCGTGGCAGGCAATTGTGGCGGATGTGCAGCGCCTGTGGACTACAAGTCGCGTTTGGTGATGCGCAGGACTTCTTCCAGCGTGGTAATGCCGGAAACGACGCTTTGAAATCCGGACATCCGCAGGGATGTCATCCCTTTTTTCAAGGCGTATTCTCGGACTTCGGTACTACTGGCGCGTTGGATGCACAGGCGGCCGATTTCAGGGTCGGTGCGCAACAGTTCGAAGATCGCGCGGCGGCCCGCGAAGCCCGTGCCTTTGCACTCGCGGCAGCCGACCGGCTTCCACAACAGTGCCGGGGCGGGGTGAGGAAAATCCTCGGGCAGTTCGTCATCAGCGGGTGAATACTGTTCCTTGCAGTGCTTGCAGAGCACGCGGACCAGTCGCTGAGCGAGAACCCCTTCGACCGTGCTGGCGACGAGATACGGTTCGACGCCCATATCGACCAGACGCGCGAAGGCGCCGGGGGCATCGTTGGTGTGCAGCGTGCTGAAGACCAGGTGCCCGGTCAAGGATG from the Schlesneria paludicola DSM 18645 genome contains:
- a CDS encoding WD40 repeat domain-containing protein → MTNLARTWTCRCIVAAIVPMVMLLASNPLPAAGDEGNGRGIILDQNDPEREIDWQSLYGTEMPIESVKARLFEILEHRIDAADRAYGLSDAQKKKLEFVGRISIKQLFDRMAKHEIPKPNNRLTMKFKVSEQQAVRSELLLGPFGDDSLYGKTLRTVLTPEQVAKYSERQRLATTSNRPISVTNAKDLVKVSMCQKNVFEIGWSRDGTQLGLLEFDKQIEISSSATGEVLRVLGEGKRCVHFDFSPDNHVIAIGENSNVASILDLSKGTEISLQAGQPQPSVRFSPDGKTLVTGGYGTKAKLWSVATGEQLREFDVGEVKGGLRAIFSPDGSVLAVGNRNSITSLFEAATGKWLHSFSIAQSQGLNFDPSSKTLAVAYVSGRLALWEVERGVLKKDLRTWAEELYSVDWSPDGSVLVTAGHNAAVTLWDASDLSVLREIEAPEWVITARFSPDGSKLIFSGGGRLQHSDRRIETWAVP